In a single window of the Leptospira perdikensis genome:
- a CDS encoding DUF4926 domain-containing protein translates to MKFKELDHVILRKEVSFVDDGDEGILPVGTKGVIVHIYPNPNVVIVEFFDKDWETICVEDIAIGFLELDETV, encoded by the coding sequence GTGAAATTCAAAGAACTAGATCATGTAATTCTCCGAAAAGAAGTCTCATTCGTTGACGATGGAGATGAAGGAATTCTACCTGTTGGAACTAAAGGAGTCATCGTACACATATATCCAAATCCGAATGTTGTTATCGTCGAATTTTTTGATAAGGATTGGGAAACGATCTGTGTTGAAGATATTGCAATCGGATTTTTGGAGTTGGATGAAACTGTATGA
- a CDS encoding phage minor capsid protein — MTTEVDEGQPWEFNFYSKDFQLKNPDRGTRLKEEYNLLMRWMKGIQKSLEKEWRIAFNSKKKDAPFWEERSQTFKSIYENVFSEWESKWESITKKSFLQGSSLAHETFVNSKVIRDFKNDSRLLNKLTLLDRPFTDPKVIDSLLLDTLGYLRYALDGAEEKTTKVLKITKQTLLDDEKLNQDIAKGLIEKNTWEAAKKNLQDDFEKALKESGIIDGKFIEINGRNYRLDSYAETLARTRIREAQTAGVQRYAETSGQDLVRVSDHSTLTEKCEKFEGKIFSISGKSIKYPKLEMWTPFHPNCLHVITVYIDVVSIFGYDPYEGARDRVNALSDERRKELREEVEWKERERKSPPKFIPDRANANIPKPKINYLLTDPGKSRLYTQELGFSNDSPEILEDSIRSSLDKKVTKVLLTENGVKYIIDTPISNPNNDNRVMTIVWQKDFKSSLPKFVTARPAKKNKEEKK; from the coding sequence ATGACAACTGAAGTCGATGAAGGTCAGCCTTGGGAGTTCAATTTTTACTCAAAAGACTTTCAATTAAAAAATCCCGATCGTGGCACTCGACTGAAAGAAGAATATAATCTTTTAATGCGTTGGATGAAAGGAATCCAAAAATCTCTAGAAAAAGAATGGAGGATTGCATTCAATTCCAAGAAGAAGGATGCTCCTTTTTGGGAAGAAAGATCTCAAACTTTCAAAAGCATTTATGAGAATGTTTTTTCTGAATGGGAATCCAAATGGGAATCGATTACTAAAAAATCATTTCTCCAAGGAAGCTCCTTGGCACATGAAACATTTGTGAATTCTAAAGTTATTCGAGATTTTAAAAATGACTCGAGACTTTTGAATAAATTGACCCTACTGGATAGGCCTTTTACTGATCCAAAGGTTATCGATTCCTTGTTACTCGATACTCTAGGTTATTTACGCTATGCTCTTGATGGAGCAGAAGAAAAGACCACTAAGGTTCTCAAAATAACCAAACAAACACTCTTAGACGATGAAAAATTGAACCAGGATATTGCGAAGGGACTGATCGAGAAGAACACTTGGGAAGCAGCAAAGAAAAATCTACAAGATGATTTCGAAAAAGCTTTGAAAGAATCTGGAATCATCGATGGAAAGTTTATAGAAATCAATGGAAGGAATTATCGCCTAGATAGTTATGCTGAAACTCTAGCTAGAACAAGAATCAGGGAAGCACAAACTGCTGGTGTCCAACGTTATGCGGAAACATCAGGACAAGATTTGGTTCGAGTTTCAGATCATTCTACACTCACAGAAAAATGCGAGAAATTTGAAGGGAAAATCTTTTCAATCTCTGGAAAAAGTATCAAGTATCCAAAGTTAGAAATGTGGACTCCTTTTCATCCGAACTGTCTGCACGTTATCACTGTCTATATAGATGTAGTTTCAATATTTGGATATGATCCGTATGAAGGTGCTCGAGACAGAGTAAATGCTTTAAGTGATGAAAGAAGAAAAGAATTAAGGGAAGAAGTGGAATGGAAAGAAAGAGAACGTAAAAGTCCTCCTAAATTTATTCCCGATAGAGCGAATGCTAATATCCCTAAACCTAAGATCAATTATCTGCTAACAGATCCTGGAAAATCTCGTCTTTATACTCAGGAACTAGGATTTTCAAATGATAGTCCTGAAATTTTGGAAGATTCGATTCGTTCTAGTCTGGATAAAAAAGTAACGAAAGTTCTGCTAACGGAAAATGGTGTCAAATATATCATCGACACTCCAATTTCAAATCCAAATAACGATAATAGAGTGATGACAATAGTCTGGCAAAAAGACTTTAAATCCAGTTTACCGAAGTTCGTAACTGCAAGACCAGCTAAGAAAAACAAGGAGGAGAAAAAGTGA
- a CDS encoding DUF2190 family protein, with protein sequence MAKMFLNDLPGDGGVVQAQSVAGSNGVEKGAVSKTGNVVSFVFASAKANRVYLEIKKANRVIGDKLNPADSFAKDDVLYWSSTTGGLTKTATDNWKVGVCLAASPANATQAEFAFDGMLGV encoded by the coding sequence ATGGCAAAGATGTTTTTAAATGACCTTCCTGGCGATGGTGGAGTTGTCCAAGCGCAATCCGTAGCTGGCTCTAATGGAGTTGAGAAAGGAGCAGTTTCTAAAACTGGTAACGTAGTCTCTTTTGTCTTCGCTTCTGCAAAAGCAAATCGGGTCTACCTTGAGATCAAAAAAGCCAACCGTGTAATCGGAGACAAATTGAATCCAGCGGACTCATTCGCCAAAGATGATGTTCTCTATTGGAGTTCTACCACTGGTGGACTTACCAAAACAGCGACTGACAATTGGAAAGTAGGTGTTTGCTTAGCAGCATCACCAGCAAACGCCACGCAGGCGGAATTTGCATTCGATGGAATGCTAGGGGTGTAG